CCATCCTCCGACAGTTTTTTAACTCGTTAGCCGCGCTTGAGTATTCCTGAGCAAAATTTGTTTCATTGTCGCGTTACGAGTAGACTTCGTGCCCTTGTCTTAAACTGGAGAAAGAACCATGAGCGAAACGGCAACCTGGCAGCCGAGCGCGTCCATACCTAACCTGTTAAAACGCGCGGCAATTATGACGGAAATTCGTCGTTTCTTTGCCGATCGCGGAGTGCTGGAGGTTGAGACGCCCTGCATGAGTCAGGCGACGGTCACAGACATTCATCTGTTCCCGTTCGAAACGCGTTTCGTCGGCCCCGGCCATTCGCAGGGGATGAACCTCTATTTAATGACCAGCCCGGAATACCACATGAAACGTCTGCTGGTGGCAGGGTGTGGTCCGGTCTTTCAGCTGTGCCGTAGTTTCCGTAATGAAGAGATGGGGCGCCATCACAACCCTGAGTTCACGATGCTCGAGTGGTATCGTCCGCATTACGACATGTACCGGTTGATGAACGAAGTGGACGATCTGCTGCAGCAGGTGCTGGAATGCCCGGCGGCGGAGAGCCTCTCTTATCAGCAGGCGTTCCAGCGTCATCTGGAAATCGATCCACTGTCTGCGGATAAAACGCAACTGCGCGAAGTCGCCGCGAAGCTGGACTTAAGCAACATTGCTGATACCGAAGAAGATCGCGATACCTTACTGCAACTGCTGTTTGCGATGGGCGTTGAGCCGCATATTGGTAAGGATAAGCCGACGTTTGTTTATCATTTCCCGGCAAGTCAGGCATCACTGGCGCAGATCAGTACTGAAGATCACCGCGTGGCGGAACGTTTCGAGGTCTACTTCAAAGGTATTGAGCTGGCGAATGGTTTCCATGAACTGACGGATGCGCGTGAACAGCAGCAACGTTTTGAACAGGATAACCGCAAGCGCGCCGCGCGCGGATTGCCCCAGCAGCCTATCGATAACAATCTGATCGAGGCATTGAAGGTCGGCATGCCGGATTGCTCGGGTGTTGCGCTTGGCGTCGATCGTCTGG
The DNA window shown above is from Citrobacter farmeri and carries:
- the epmA gene encoding elongation factor P--(R)-beta-lysine ligase yields the protein MSETATWQPSASIPNLLKRAAIMTEIRRFFADRGVLEVETPCMSQATVTDIHLFPFETRFVGPGHSQGMNLYLMTSPEYHMKRLLVAGCGPVFQLCRSFRNEEMGRHHNPEFTMLEWYRPHYDMYRLMNEVDDLLQQVLECPAAESLSYQQAFQRHLEIDPLSADKTQLREVAAKLDLSNIADTEEDRDTLLQLLFAMGVEPHIGKDKPTFVYHFPASQASLAQISTEDHRVAERFEVYFKGIELANGFHELTDAREQQQRFEQDNRKRAARGLPQQPIDNNLIEALKVGMPDCSGVALGVDRLVMLALGAESLAEVIAFTVDRA